The following proteins come from a genomic window of Enterococcus gilvus ATCC BAA-350:
- a CDS encoding ATP-binding cassette domain-containing protein: protein MTKAITIHGARSNNLKNVSVSIPKGKITVVTGLSGSGKSSLVFDTLAAESQRLLNETYSSYIQQLLPHYERPIVDRLENLPVSIVIDQKKIGGTIRSTVGTATDIYASLRLLYSRIARPFIGYSMIYSFNNPSGMCPVCQGTGEQLVFDYSQLLDLDRSLNEGAIQFPTFQPGGWRLTRYTESGYFDNQKKLSEFSTAEMEKLLYDPGSKPEHASEKFPKTGLYTGVIDRIQKTIIEKGAKQYQKDIDRVTTTTECPECQGSRVNERVRSAKINGVSIAECVKMPIQDLLNFLNTIESDQVASILKDLRNRLGTMLSVGLDYLTLGRTTGTLSGGESQRLKMTKHLNSSLSDVLYIFDEPSVGLHPEDILGINNIFLSLKKKGNTVVIVDHDPDTIKLADFIVELGPGAGKNGGNITFQGDFLTFLHSDTVTAKVFKKTHVFNTKKQTYSDFFTLEDVSAHNINHQSAKLPKGALTAVTGLAGSGKSTLIRTLFKRKYPEAVSFDQTPIRGSNRSNVLTYLGVFDTIRQSYAKISGRSASLFTFNGAGACPECKGKGYITYDLAYMGDVRQECEKCQGKRYNQEALSYRWQGYTIDELFQLTVSEAEQRLSIPELSSCLRVLSEANLGYMTLGQSLDTLSGGERQRLKIAAMLLKQKAADSSIFIFDEPSTGLHEEDITHLLTLLNKLKHNGNTVIVLEHTLSIISQADWIIDLGPRGGTNGGQVLFQGYPSDLLNCDRSYTAKHLKNYLNQ, encoded by the coding sequence ATGACAAAAGCCATCACGATTCATGGTGCCAGAAGCAACAATTTAAAGAATGTCTCTGTCTCCATTCCAAAAGGAAAAATCACCGTCGTTACAGGACTTTCCGGTTCAGGGAAATCTTCTCTTGTCTTTGATACTTTGGCTGCGGAGTCGCAGCGCTTATTGAATGAAACTTACTCTAGTTACATCCAGCAGCTTCTCCCCCACTATGAACGGCCCATCGTCGATCGCTTAGAGAATCTGCCCGTGTCCATCGTGATTGATCAAAAGAAAATCGGCGGAACTATTCGCTCAACGGTGGGAACGGCTACGGACATCTACGCGTCGCTGCGATTGCTTTATTCTCGAATCGCCCGCCCCTTTATCGGGTATTCCATGATCTACTCTTTTAACAATCCATCAGGGATGTGCCCGGTCTGTCAGGGAACCGGCGAGCAGCTTGTCTTTGATTACTCGCAGCTTCTTGATCTGGATCGCTCGTTAAACGAAGGCGCGATTCAATTTCCGACATTTCAACCGGGTGGCTGGCGGTTGACGCGTTATACAGAGTCAGGCTATTTTGATAATCAGAAAAAATTAAGTGAATTTTCTACTGCTGAGATGGAAAAATTACTTTACGATCCAGGCAGTAAGCCTGAGCATGCGTCAGAAAAATTTCCTAAGACGGGGCTCTATACTGGCGTGATCGACCGCATTCAAAAGACCATTATTGAAAAAGGGGCCAAACAATATCAGAAAGACATTGATCGGGTAACCACAACCACCGAGTGTCCAGAATGTCAGGGCTCTCGCGTCAATGAACGCGTGCGCTCAGCCAAGATAAATGGGGTTTCGATTGCGGAGTGCGTGAAGATGCCTATTCAGGATTTATTGAATTTTTTGAATACGATTGAAAGTGACCAAGTGGCGTCGATTTTGAAGGATTTAAGAAATCGTTTGGGGACCATGCTTTCGGTGGGATTGGATTATTTAACGTTAGGAAGAACGACTGGAACGTTATCTGGCGGTGAATCGCAGCGTTTGAAAATGACGAAACATTTGAATAGTTCTCTTTCTGATGTTCTCTATATTTTTGACGAGCCCAGTGTCGGTCTTCACCCTGAAGATATTCTCGGTATCAACAACATCTTTTTATCCTTGAAGAAAAAAGGCAATACGGTCGTTATAGTAGACCACGATCCCGACACGATCAAACTGGCGGATTTTATCGTTGAGCTCGGTCCTGGAGCCGGAAAAAATGGCGGAAATATCACGTTTCAAGGAGACTTTTTAACGTTTTTACATTCCGACACGGTCACAGCAAAAGTTTTTAAAAAGACTCATGTCTTTAATACAAAAAAACAAACGTATTCTGACTTTTTTACTTTAGAGGATGTGAGTGCCCATAATATCAACCACCAATCGGCTAAACTTCCGAAAGGAGCGTTGACCGCTGTTACGGGATTGGCAGGGTCTGGGAAAAGTACATTAATCCGAACGCTTTTCAAAAGGAAGTATCCTGAAGCTGTCAGTTTCGATCAAACGCCTATTAGAGGAAGCAACCGGTCGAATGTATTGACCTATCTTGGGGTATTCGACACGATCCGACAGTCTTATGCAAAAATCTCTGGACGGTCTGCTTCCCTTTTTACCTTTAACGGCGCTGGTGCGTGCCCTGAATGTAAAGGAAAAGGCTATATCACTTACGATCTGGCGTATATGGGAGATGTTCGACAGGAATGTGAGAAATGCCAGGGAAAAAGATACAATCAAGAAGCGCTGTCCTACCGTTGGCAAGGGTACACGATCGATGAGCTATTTCAATTGACTGTTTCAGAAGCAGAACAACGCCTCTCGATCCCCGAGCTTTCCTCTTGCTTGAGGGTTCTGAGTGAAGCAAATTTGGGGTATATGACTTTAGGTCAAAGCTTGGATACGTTGTCAGGCGGGGAACGCCAACGTTTGAAGATCGCGGCGATGTTGTTGAAGCAGAAGGCAGCGGATTCCTCGATTTTTATTTTTGATGAACCCAGCACAGGGCTTCATGAAGAGGACATCACTCATTTACTGACGCTTCTAAACAAACTAAAGCACAATGGAAATACCGTGATCGTTTTAGAACACACGCTCTCCATCATCAGTCAGGCCGATTGGATCATTGATCTCGGTCCACGCGGCGGGACGAATGGCGGGCAGGTTCTTTTTCAAGGATACCCTTCTGACCTGTTGAATTGCGATCGTTCCTATACCGCCAAACATTTAAAAAACTATTTGAACCAATAA
- a CDS encoding sucrose-6-phosphate hydrolase, with protein MEWTQEMRYRPYREWDDDYIKKVETCVKQSTWRLNYHVQPETGLLNDPNGFSFFNGKWHLFYQSFPFGPVHGLKSWHHVASKDLIHWESEEGTIEPSSSYDSHGAYSGSGIPVGEELFLAYTGNVRDEAWERQSYQLGAWMAADGNIEKESNPLIDQPPAGITAHFRDPQIIRYKEGYLMIIGGQTTVEKGEVLVFSSKELTEWEYQGPMKIDEDLGFMVECPNLLFLEGKTLLLLCPQGLDKKSLNYQNIYPNTYILAEDYLESTNELKNPQTQRVLDEGFDLYATQAFTDPDGRCLSVGWIGLPEMHYPTFEEGWAHSLSLVKELTIREGKLYQYPVIETTYLRQSEEVLDLAAMVKNVTETTNTYELQVAIPADCQGSIRIFSDSTGEQALVLSYDTAKGTLQLDRSKTQYPLDPEFGETRESRIPVNESLKLALFVDRSTCEIFVNGGKTVLTANYYPTETQTNLVLQSTKQSNAKYYVLEK; from the coding sequence ATGGAATGGACACAAGAAATGCGTTACCGCCCGTACCGAGAGTGGGACGACGATTATATAAAAAAAGTAGAAACCTGCGTCAAGCAATCCACTTGGCGCCTGAATTACCATGTTCAACCGGAAACAGGTCTTTTAAATGATCCAAACGGGTTCAGCTTTTTCAATGGGAAATGGCACTTGTTTTATCAGTCCTTTCCCTTTGGCCCTGTGCATGGCTTGAAGTCTTGGCATCATGTCGCTTCGAAGGATCTGATCCATTGGGAATCGGAAGAAGGCACCATTGAGCCATCGAGCTCGTATGATTCTCATGGGGCCTATTCTGGCAGCGGGATACCCGTGGGGGAAGAATTATTTTTGGCCTATACAGGAAATGTTCGCGATGAGGCATGGGAGCGCCAGAGCTACCAATTAGGTGCCTGGATGGCTGCGGATGGGAATATCGAGAAAGAATCGAACCCCTTGATCGATCAGCCGCCTGCAGGAATCACCGCTCATTTTCGAGATCCCCAGATCATCCGTTACAAAGAAGGCTATCTCATGATTATCGGTGGTCAGACGACCGTTGAAAAAGGGGAAGTGCTGGTATTCAGCAGTAAGGAGTTGACGGAGTGGGAGTATCAAGGACCAATGAAAATTGACGAAGATCTAGGTTTTATGGTGGAATGTCCTAATCTGCTGTTCCTAGAGGGGAAAACGCTCTTGCTGCTGTGTCCGCAGGGACTGGACAAAAAGAGCTTGAATTATCAAAATATTTATCCAAACACGTATATTTTGGCGGAAGACTACTTAGAATCCACTAATGAACTAAAAAATCCGCAAACGCAGCGGGTGTTAGATGAGGGATTTGACCTCTACGCGACACAAGCGTTTACTGATCCAGACGGCCGTTGTTTGAGTGTCGGCTGGATCGGTTTGCCGGAAATGCACTATCCGACCTTTGAAGAAGGTTGGGCACACAGCTTGAGTCTGGTAAAAGAGCTGACGATCCGAGAAGGAAAACTCTATCAATACCCGGTGATCGAAACCACTTATTTGCGGCAATCAGAAGAGGTACTTGATTTGGCGGCAATGGTAAAAAATGTCACAGAAACCACCAATACCTATGAGCTGCAAGTAGCTATTCCGGCAGACTGTCAAGGAAGCATTCGCATCTTTTCGGATTCGACTGGTGAGCAGGCGCTCGTTTTGAGCTACGATACGGCAAAAGGAACGCTCCAACTCGATCGCAGCAAAACACAGTATCCCCTCGATCCAGAATTTGGAGAGACACGAGAAAGCAGAATCCCTGTGAATGAATCGTTGAAATTGGCTCTTTTCGTTGACCGCTCCACCTGCGAAATCTTTGTGAATGGCGGAAAAACGGTGCTCACCGCCAATTATTACCCAACAGAAACACAAACAAACCTTGTTTTACAGAGTACAAAACAAAGTAACGCAAAGTATTATGTATTAGAAAAATAA
- a CDS encoding alpha-glucosidase encodes MEMILKDTPLKKEAQNFWKEEVVYQIYPKSFYDSDGDGIGDIKGITQKLDYLDALGVTMLWICPIFTSPMVDNGYDIADYKGIQKEFGTMADLTELIEAAKARGIKLILDLVVNHSSDEHEWFQQALADAESPYRDYYIFKKGKDGNPPNNWRSIFGGSVWEPVPNEENTYYFHTFDKRQPDLNWENPVLRQEIYDMINWWLSKGIAGFRIDSITFVKKDQDYGDVPVDGSDGLGSVKNKTRNRPGIEKFLAELNRETFQNYECVSVGEAPGVPYEQYDQYIGEDGYFNMIFDFHYADIDVENGSEWFRRTNWQPQDLKELLFKSQSAIQSSGWGANFLENHDQPRSLSKYITDETYQNEIGAKSLGTLFFFLRGTPFIYQGQEIGMKNFQRTTIDDFNDVSSIDNYHRSLLEGFSEKEALTFVNQRSRDNNRTPFQWDASTNAGFNKSGNAWLKLTGDQAAVNAADQMNHSDSIFSYYQQMIQLRNHSAYRKTLIYGAFSPVETADAVIGYERIGEETIQVFVNLSNQEQTIVASGDVLLNNYPELRKSEGTYMLQPYQTVVIRKGGNHD; translated from the coding sequence ATGGAAATGATATTGAAGGATACACCGTTGAAGAAGGAAGCTCAGAATTTCTGGAAGGAAGAAGTCGTTTATCAAATTTATCCGAAAAGTTTTTATGACAGTGATGGAGATGGGATCGGTGACATCAAAGGGATCACACAAAAACTGGACTATTTAGACGCGCTTGGTGTGACCATGTTGTGGATTTGTCCGATTTTTACTTCGCCAATGGTTGATAATGGCTACGATATAGCTGATTATAAAGGTATCCAAAAAGAATTTGGCACGATGGCGGACTTAACGGAACTGATCGAAGCAGCAAAAGCGAGAGGGATCAAGCTTATTCTGGATCTTGTGGTGAACCATTCCTCGGATGAGCATGAATGGTTCCAGCAGGCGTTGGCAGATGCGGAGAGTCCATACCGTGACTACTATATTTTTAAAAAGGGGAAAGACGGCAACCCGCCGAATAATTGGCGGTCGATTTTCGGCGGCAGTGTTTGGGAGCCTGTTCCAAATGAAGAAAATACCTATTACTTCCATACCTTTGATAAAAGACAACCGGATTTAAATTGGGAAAATCCTGTGTTGAGGCAGGAAATTTATGACATGATCAATTGGTGGCTGTCTAAAGGGATCGCAGGTTTTCGGATTGATTCCATCACCTTTGTAAAAAAAGATCAAGATTACGGCGATGTCCCGGTCGATGGCAGCGATGGGTTAGGCAGCGTGAAGAATAAAACGAGAAATCGTCCAGGAATCGAAAAATTTTTAGCAGAGCTCAATCGTGAAACCTTTCAAAATTATGAATGCGTGAGTGTCGGTGAGGCACCAGGTGTTCCCTATGAGCAGTACGATCAGTACATTGGCGAAGACGGCTATTTCAATATGATTTTTGACTTTCATTATGCCGATATCGATGTAGAAAATGGCAGTGAATGGTTCCGCCGAACGAATTGGCAGCCGCAAGATCTAAAAGAGCTGCTATTCAAAAGTCAGTCGGCGATCCAGTCAAGCGGGTGGGGCGCAAACTTTTTAGAAAATCATGATCAGCCGCGGTCCTTATCGAAATACATTACGGATGAAACGTATCAAAACGAGATTGGCGCTAAATCTTTAGGGACACTGTTCTTCTTTTTACGAGGCACACCCTTTATCTATCAAGGACAGGAAATCGGCATGAAAAACTTTCAGCGAACAACGATCGATGATTTCAATGATGTCTCAAGCATCGATAATTACCATCGCTCATTATTAGAAGGGTTCTCTGAAAAAGAGGCCTTGACCTTTGTCAATCAGCGTTCAAGAGACAACAACCGGACGCCGTTCCAATGGGATGCTTCGACAAATGCCGGCTTCAATAAATCAGGCAATGCTTGGTTGAAATTGACGGGGGATCAGGCAGCGGTCAATGCGGCGGATCAAATGAATCATTCAGACTCGATTTTTTCCTATTATCAACAGATGATTCAGTTGAGAAATCACTCAGCTTATCGTAAAACACTGATCTATGGCGCCTTCTCACCAGTGGAAACGGCGGATGCGGTCATAGGCTATGAACGCATCGGCGAAGAAACGATTCAAGTGTTTGTCAATCTCAGCAATCAGGAGCAGACAATCGTCGCTTCAGGTGATGTGTTGTTGAACAATTACCCCGAGCTAAGGAAGTCGGAGGGCACATATATGCTGCAACCGTATCAGACGGTTGTCATCAGAAAGGGTGGAAACCATGACTAA
- a CDS encoding MarR family winged helix-turn-helix transcriptional regulator, which yields MSNLKAALIQLQCEFVAERNRVNPNGLSWLQYDILHLLQQKGPASPSQLSEKLQIRPSKFSKAVKELKEKHYVTQTISEEDGRGLRTQISNTGLTFLDSIDAGHSALYETAIEHLSPEEQRCFTQLANKLSSALEQERTRKE from the coding sequence ATGTCGAATCTAAAAGCGGCTTTGATCCAACTGCAATGTGAATTTGTCGCGGAGCGGAATCGTGTCAATCCTAACGGTCTTTCTTGGCTGCAATACGATATCTTGCATTTATTGCAGCAAAAAGGACCGGCCTCTCCTTCCCAATTATCTGAAAAATTGCAGATACGTCCCTCCAAATTTTCCAAAGCGGTCAAAGAGTTAAAGGAAAAACACTATGTCACGCAAACCATCAGCGAAGAGGATGGCCGTGGATTACGGACACAGATCTCCAACACTGGCTTGACTTTTCTTGATTCGATCGATGCAGGACATTCCGCGCTCTATGAAACGGCGATTGAACATCTTTCTCCCGAAGAACAGCGGTGTTTCACTCAGTTAGCGAATAAACTAAGCTCTGCTCTCGAACAGGAAAGGACGCGAAAGGAATGA
- a CDS encoding sigma 54-interacting transcriptional regulator, producing the protein MKRSRYVIYDHLEELSIQQKQVTTSEIAESTGLSRNVVTTYLSQLLEEGLVSKYGTRPVYWLPKKASADPFSAFIGTEGSLKEEIDQCKAAVTYPPKGFPVLITGESGVGKSYLATLIHDYAISQEVIETTGRFVTLNCADYANNPELLSSVLFGYRKGAFTGADQDTEGLVKQADGGYLFLDEVHRLNSENQEKLFTLLDLGKYYPLGEKDQAIQVNVRFIFATTESLDDTLLRTFRRRVPMVVHLPAFHERPIHERLKITLSNFIEESKNLEKHFTLSLSELFQLVNRPYKGNLGDLKNRVRLQCARAFMEQKEQTTITIGSEKEGTIQISNETNSDSTIDHFFENRLVQLLEAVLLPEKITEINECRFLIQTEIKKIRRQLDHSDLTTLIVASYLEKLRHQSVLHRGRYGIFSTLSEESLQQAALILYLFVESSEKPVLKTDVILLVKERYPRSFYLIGEFIDGLSSSMTLPSEGIDYLICLFLFILIGEESHEIERVPFLCLLLSHGSMASSIQAVVNNLCQNYLFEAFDMPIDASIQQIISEVTKFIQKQTKQHQEVILLFDMGSLSQMYKEIKKHSDADLMVINNVTTAMALDIGLKVQQQLSFKEIAAKAEGYKELTNVQYYEGISQNKNIIVSCMSGVGLSEEIKRIMTHCLHEETEIITMDYKDLKHTLNSHDLEYFSNTQLILTTTDIESFEGLSIVNIYDVMEQTGADELKRSLMQNGETEENCSTLLEQLLQFFTLEGIGARLQFLNPKIVIQEVQEIVEKYEQYYELKLAGRDLLNISMHIALMIERLMVNTEEENLPEELGTEKKEFYDVSKNIFYAVEKKYNISVDDYELSLMYELLRMHF; encoded by the coding sequence ATGAAGCGTTCAAGATACGTGATTTACGATCATTTAGAAGAGCTGTCTATACAGCAGAAACAAGTCACTACTTCAGAGATCGCTGAAAGTACAGGTTTGAGCAGAAATGTCGTAACGACTTATTTATCCCAGCTTTTGGAAGAGGGATTAGTCAGCAAATATGGGACGCGTCCTGTTTATTGGCTGCCAAAGAAAGCGTCCGCTGATCCATTTTCGGCGTTTATAGGGACTGAAGGCAGCCTGAAGGAAGAGATCGATCAATGCAAAGCAGCAGTAACCTATCCACCGAAAGGCTTCCCGGTTTTGATCACTGGCGAATCTGGAGTGGGGAAGAGTTACCTGGCTACATTGATCCACGATTATGCGATCAGTCAAGAAGTCATCGAGACGACGGGGCGATTTGTGACGTTGAATTGTGCCGATTACGCCAATAATCCCGAGCTGCTTTCTTCTGTTTTATTTGGATACCGTAAAGGGGCCTTCACGGGCGCAGATCAGGATACCGAAGGATTGGTAAAGCAGGCGGATGGCGGCTACCTTTTTTTAGATGAGGTGCATCGCTTGAATAGTGAGAATCAAGAGAAGTTATTCACCTTATTAGATTTAGGGAAGTATTACCCCTTGGGAGAAAAGGACCAAGCGATTCAAGTGAATGTGCGTTTTATTTTCGCAACGACAGAATCTTTAGATGACACATTGTTGCGTACTTTTCGTCGCAGAGTTCCGATGGTCGTTCATTTGCCAGCGTTTCATGAGCGACCCATTCATGAACGCTTGAAGATTACCTTAAGTAATTTCATAGAAGAGTCAAAAAATTTAGAAAAGCATTTCACTCTTAGTTTGTCGGAATTGTTTCAATTAGTGAACCGTCCGTATAAGGGGAATCTAGGAGATTTAAAAAATCGTGTTCGCCTTCAGTGTGCTCGCGCTTTTATGGAGCAAAAAGAACAGACGACGATCACTATCGGTTCGGAAAAAGAAGGGACGATCCAGATCTCAAATGAAACGAATAGCGATTCGACGATCGATCATTTCTTTGAGAACCGTTTGGTGCAGTTACTGGAGGCTGTTTTACTTCCAGAAAAAATCACAGAAATCAACGAATGCCGCTTTTTGATTCAAACGGAGATCAAAAAAATCCGAAGGCAGTTGGATCATTCTGATTTAACGACCTTGATCGTGGCGAGCTATCTGGAGAAGCTCCGACATCAAAGTGTTCTGCATCGTGGGCGCTATGGTATTTTTTCAACATTGAGTGAAGAATCGCTGCAGCAAGCGGCATTGATCTTGTACCTGTTTGTTGAATCGAGTGAAAAGCCAGTGCTGAAGACGGATGTGATCCTGCTTGTCAAGGAACGATACCCGCGATCTTTTTATTTGATTGGTGAATTTATTGATGGGTTAAGCAGTTCAATGACGCTACCTTCAGAAGGCATCGACTATCTGATTTGCTTATTTCTGTTTATTTTGATTGGGGAGGAATCCCATGAGATCGAAAGGGTCCCATTCCTTTGTTTGTTACTATCCCATGGAAGTATGGCATCCAGCATTCAAGCGGTCGTCAACAATCTTTGTCAGAACTATTTATTTGAAGCCTTTGATATGCCGATCGATGCCTCCATCCAACAGATCATTTCAGAGGTAACCAAGTTTATCCAAAAACAGACCAAGCAGCATCAAGAGGTCATTCTTCTTTTTGATATGGGGTCCTTGAGCCAGATGTATAAGGAAATCAAGAAGCATTCCGATGCAGACTTGATGGTGATCAATAATGTAACGACAGCGATGGCTTTGGATATTGGCCTGAAGGTGCAGCAGCAGCTATCCTTCAAAGAAATCGCGGCGAAGGCTGAGGGCTACAAGGAGCTGACGAATGTTCAGTATTATGAGGGCATTTCGCAAAATAAAAACATCATTGTTTCCTGTATGTCCGGTGTAGGATTGTCTGAGGAGATCAAGCGGATCATGACGCACTGCTTGCATGAGGAAACCGAGATCATCACCATGGATTATAAAGATTTGAAGCATACGTTAAATTCCCATGACCTGGAGTATTTCTCAAATACGCAATTGATTTTAACGACCACCGACATTGAGTCTTTTGAAGGGCTGTCGATAGTAAATATTTATGACGTGATGGAGCAAACTGGAGCGGATGAACTGAAGCGTTCTCTGATGCAAAATGGGGAAACGGAAGAAAACTGCAGCACATTGCTAGAACAGCTATTGCAATTCTTCACCTTGGAGGGGATCGGTGCGCGTCTTCAATTCCTGAATCCTAAAATCGTGATCCAGGAGGTCCAGGAAATCGTTGAAAAATATGAACAGTATTATGAGCTGAAGCTGGCAGGTCGCGACTTGCTGAATATTTCCATGCACATTGCCTTGATGATCGAGCGTTTGATGGTGAATACTGAAGAAGAAAATTTACCAGAAGAGTTAGGGACGGAGAAAAAGGAATTTTACGACGTTTCTAAAAACATTTTTTACGCGGTGGAGAAGAAATACAATATTTCGGTCGATGATTATGAGCTGTCTTTGATGTATGAATTGTTGAGAATGCATTTTTAA
- a CDS encoding PTS sugar transporter subunit IIA: MTKIAIATHGKFAKGLKSTLELFIPNETITYLSAYVEEEPSIDDQLQQFFGSLNGEAAIVFTDLFGGSVNQKVLLESVGKEVQIIAGFNLSLVLEVILNRDQLTEERLKQLIASAREAMQIVAPLPNKEVSEEEFFA, encoded by the coding sequence ATGACAAAGATTGCGATCGCTACACATGGAAAGTTTGCTAAAGGCTTAAAAAGTACATTGGAATTATTTATTCCCAACGAGACGATCACTTATTTATCCGCCTATGTTGAGGAGGAACCTTCGATCGATGACCAACTGCAGCAATTTTTTGGTTCCTTGAATGGAGAAGCAGCCATCGTCTTTACAGATTTATTTGGCGGCAGCGTGAATCAGAAAGTGTTGCTAGAGAGTGTCGGAAAAGAGGTTCAAATCATCGCGGGATTTAATCTATCTTTAGTATTAGAGGTCATCTTAAATAGAGATCAATTAACAGAAGAACGGTTGAAACAACTGATTGCTTCAGCCAGAGAGGCGATGCAGATCGTCGCACCGTTACCCAATAAGGAAGTTAGTGAAGAAGAGTTTTTTGCTTAA
- a CDS encoding PTS beta-glucoside transporter subunit IIBCA — protein MTNTNYQEIAKKIVAVVGEDNIVSATHCATRLRLQVKDRKAIDDSQVEQVEEVKGVFYNAGQYQIILGTGIVNKVYDALQSIYAFDEVSKDQMAKDDSSPLQRAVRNIADIFVPIIPILGATGLFLGLKGVLFNETVLHAMGLTPNSIPEWLSASVTVLTDTAFGFLTAFICWSAFKKFGGLPIIGFLIGLMLVSPALPNAYAVAGGTAEPIMAFGVIPLVGYQGSILTALITGMIGATLEKKLRKVMPNAMDLIFTPFVVILVSVFVALFVLGPIVHAFEGQAVKVIELFLHLPFGIGGLIIGFLYPIAVMTGMHHMFIMIETSLIATTGFNPLITVCAMYGFANAAVCLAIALRTKNASVKTAGVSATITQMLGVSEPALFGVVMRTGMKAILVMLGSSAIGGMVLSLLGIQANSYGLAVLLSPLMYIYDPYQVITYVVVGIATFVLAFILTNVIVIKKSEPTEKVAKTQGSVKNVKVYSPIEGEIIPITEVNDQVFASKMMGEGFAVLPNKETIKAPISGTVKMIAPTKHAIGFVTEDGMELLLHLGIDTVELKGAPFTLTIKEGERVEQGQAIGSINLKMIAEHGKDATVMVIITDSKEKISGLEYNQDYVLPILGS, from the coding sequence ATGACTAATACAAACTATCAAGAGATCGCTAAAAAAATTGTCGCAGTCGTAGGAGAAGACAACATTGTCTCTGCTACGCACTGCGCGACCCGTCTGCGTTTGCAGGTGAAGGACCGCAAAGCTATTGATGACAGCCAAGTTGAGCAAGTCGAAGAAGTCAAAGGGGTCTTTTACAATGCTGGGCAATACCAGATTATTTTAGGAACAGGGATCGTCAATAAAGTGTATGATGCGTTGCAATCGATCTACGCGTTTGATGAAGTATCCAAAGATCAAATGGCAAAAGACGATTCGTCTCCGTTGCAACGGGCCGTACGAAATATTGCGGATATCTTTGTTCCAATCATCCCGATTCTTGGCGCGACGGGCCTTTTTCTTGGATTAAAGGGTGTTCTATTTAATGAAACCGTTCTTCATGCGATGGGGCTGACGCCAAACAGTATCCCAGAGTGGTTGAGTGCCTCAGTGACTGTTTTGACAGATACGGCTTTTGGTTTCTTGACGGCGTTTATTTGTTGGTCGGCATTTAAGAAGTTTGGCGGGTTGCCGATCATTGGTTTCTTGATTGGATTGATGCTGGTGTCTCCAGCTCTGCCGAATGCCTATGCGGTCGCAGGCGGAACAGCAGAACCGATCATGGCTTTCGGGGTGATCCCATTAGTCGGATATCAAGGGTCGATCTTGACCGCCTTGATCACCGGGATGATCGGTGCAACGCTTGAGAAAAAACTACGTAAGGTCATGCCGAATGCGATGGATCTGATCTTTACGCCGTTTGTCGTGATTTTGGTTTCTGTATTTGTTGCGTTATTCGTCTTAGGTCCGATCGTTCACGCCTTTGAAGGGCAGGCGGTCAAGGTCATTGAACTCTTCTTGCATTTGCCATTTGGCATCGGCGGTTTGATCATCGGTTTCTTGTACCCGATCGCCGTAATGACAGGGATGCATCATATGTTCATCATGATCGAAACGTCTCTGATCGCGACGACAGGCTTCAATCCATTGATCACAGTTTGCGCGATGTATGGTTTTGCGAATGCGGCGGTGTGTTTGGCGATCGCTTTACGAACGAAAAATGCTTCTGTTAAAACAGCAGGGGTCTCAGCGACGATCACTCAAATGCTTGGGGTCAGTGAACCGGCCTTATTCGGTGTCGTGATGCGCACGGGAATGAAAGCGATCTTAGTGATGTTGGGAAGTTCAGCAATCGGCGGAATGGTTCTTTCCTTATTAGGGATTCAAGCCAATAGTTATGGGTTAGCCGTATTACTGTCACCCTTGATGTATATCTACGATCCGTATCAGGTGATCACGTATGTCGTCGTCGGGATCGCGACCTTTGTATTAGCGTTTATCTTGACGAATGTGATTGTGATTAAAAAGAGTGAACCGACTGAAAAAGTCGCCAAAACACAAGGAAGCGTGAAAAATGTCAAAGTCTATTCTCCCATTGAAGGAGAAATCATCCCTATTACAGAGGTGAACGATCAAGTATTCGCCAGCAAAATGATGGGGGAAGGCTTCGCAGTTTTACCAAACAAAGAAACAATCAAGGCGCCTATTTCTGGAACCGTAAAAATGATTGCGCCTACGAAGCACGCCATCGGCTTCGTAACAGAAGACGGCATGGAATTACTGCTTCATTTAGGAATCGATACCGTTGAATTGAAGGGAGCTCCCTTTACACTTACGATCAAAGAAGGCGAACGGGTGGAACAAGGGCAAGCGATCGGGTCTATTAATTTGAAGATGATCGCTGAACATGGCAAAGATGCAACCGTCATGGTGATCATCACCGATTCAAAAGAAAAAATCTCCGGATTGGAATACAACCAAGATTATGTATTGCCAATTTTAGGATCGTAG